The DNA segment AATGCTACCATCGATACGTTGGAAGAAGGCGATGTCGCGGACGCCGCGTGCTGGTTCCGGCCGCCGGAAGAGATGCGCCGCCTCTACGCCGATTGGCCCGGCGCTCTGCGCAATGCCGAGTGGGTGGCGGAGGAATGTAATCTCGAACTTTCGCTCGGCATGCCCCTGTTTCCTGGTTTCGACTTGCCTGAGGGAGAGACGCCGTTTTCGCATCTGTGGAAACTCGCATTCGAGGGGGTGAAACGCCGGTACCGGCCGCTGACCCGGCGGGTCATCGAGCGGCTGAATCATGAACTGGACATTATCGAGCGCCTCGGGTTCGCCCCCTATTTCATCATCGTGTGGGACGTTGTCACCTTCGCTCGCGCTCGCGATATCCCCATCGTGGGGCGCGGCTCCGCCGCAAACAGCCTCGTGGCGTATGCCTTGGGCATTACCCGTGTCGATCCTTTCAAGTACGACCTGTATTTCGAGCGGTTCCTGAACCCGTCGCGCAGCGACTGTCCCGATATCGATCTCGACATCTGCTGGCGCCGCCGCGACCAGGTAGTGGACTATGTATACGAGCGGTACGGGGCTGAACACGTCGCCATGATCGCTACGTTCAACACGTTCCAGGCCCGTTCCTCCGTGCGTGAAGTCGCCAAAGCCATGGGTCTCACCAGCGGCGAGATAGGGGAGGTGACGCGCCGCTTGCCCCATTATCACGCGGGCGATATCAAGACTGTTGTGCAACACCTGCCCGAGTGCCGCGAGCTGCCCATTCACGAGGAGCCTTTGCGCTCTATCGTGGCGGTCGCCGAAGCCGTCGATCAGTATCCGCGCCACATCTCCTTGCATCCCTGCGGGCTTGTGATCGCTCCCGAGCCGCTTACCCGGTTTGTGCCGCTTCAACGCGCCGCCAAAGGGTTTGTGGTTGCCCAGTACGATATGCACTCCATCGAGGACCTCGGCCTGGTTAAAATGGACCTCCTGGGACACCGTTCGCTCACGGTGATCGACGAGACGGTTCAACAGGTGTGGGATAACCGGGGCATCCGGATAGACGTCGAGGCCCTCCCGGAGCCCGACCCGATTACGGCGGAACTGATCCGGAACGGGCGCACCATCGGCTGTTTCCAGATCGAATCGCCCGCCATGCGCACCCTCCTGCGCAATACGCTGGCCGACAATACCGACATGCTTATCAAGACCTTGTCGCTGGTCCGGCCCGGCCCCTCTGGCAGCGGCATGAAAAAGCGGTTTATCGCGCGCCATCTGGGCAAAGAGCCCACCGAATATCTGCACCCCTCGCTCGAACGCGTGCTCGGCGACACCTATGGCGTGATGCTTTATCAGGAGGACATCCTCAAGGTCGCCAATGTTATCGCGGGGATGGACCTGGCTGAGGGCGACATGTTGCGCCGCGCCATGACCAAGGACCGCTCGCCTCGTGAAATGGCCAGGAGCATGAAGACCTTCATCGAGAAGGCTGTCGCGAATGGGGTCGAGGAGAGTGTCGCGGAAGAAATCTGGGGGCTTATTGCCAATTTCGCCGCGTATTCGTATTGCAAAGCTCATGCGTCGACCTATGGCGAAATCTCCTACCAGTGCACGTATCTGAAGGCCCATTTCCCGGCCGAGTTCATGGCCTGCGTGCTGTCGAACCGCGGCGGCTTTTACCATCCCGCGGTCTATGTGGAAGAGGCCAAACGGCTGGGCATCGAGGTGCGCCCGCCCGACATCAACAAAAGCCGTTTCGAGTACGCTGCCGAAGGCGATACTATCCGCGTGGGGTTTGTCGAGGTGCGTCAACTTGCTCATGGAACCGTCGAGGCCATTCTCGCCGCGCGCACGGAGCGTCCCTTCGAGAGCCTTGGGGACGTGTGGGCCCGTACTGGCATGACGCGTCCCGAGGCCGAGGCCTTGATTCAGGCCGGCGCGTTCGACGCATTCGGCCGGACGCGGCCCGCCCTGTTCTGGGAGTTGCATCTCCTCGCGCAGGGCAAGCGCGAGGAGGCGCCTGTCAACGCGGACCGCTTGTTTCGCGAACATGGGGGCGAGTACCGCACCGTACCCCGGTTGCCCGACATCTCACGCAAGAAACGCACGGATCAGGAATGGGAGGCCCTTGGCCTGGTTGTGTCGACCCATCCCCTCGAGTATTACGCGCCGCTGTTTCAGGAACGCGCCCTCGTGAGCAGCACGGACCTGCCGCGCTACGTGGACCGCGTCGTGATGCTGGTCGGGTGGCTCATCGCCGAGCGCCGGGTGGGGCTCAAGGGGCGCGGTTGCATGAAGTTCTGCACCTTCGAAGACCCCAAAGGCGTGTTCGAAGCCGTCCTGTTTTCAGAGACCTACCAGCGTTACGGGCATCTCCTCGATTCCCACGGTCCGTATTTTGTCTTGGGCAAGGTTCAGGACGATGACAATTATTGTTCGGTGATCGTCGAGGAGCTCGAACGGGTGGACGTCAGGCCCAAATCGCCAGGCGCTTCCGACATTACCCCGCCCAAACACTGGATTTTCCCCGGCGCGCAGGGGGAATAGGGGAGGAGCACCCGCCGTCTTCTGCGAGCTCGCGCATAGTCGGAGAAAGCACTGAGTTTGTTCCTGTTCGGCCGCATG comes from the Candidatus Hydrogenedentota bacterium genome and includes:
- a CDS encoding DNA polymerase III subunit alpha; amino-acid sequence: MHVHSNYSMLEGTAPLGRLVERAASYGLPALALTDTGGLYGAVPFYQAARAAGIKPIIGVNLDNVVLLARDREGYAQLCRLVTAYHLDDAFDLVAQLNECDRVFVLSGDAGRIQRLYRNGLEPLVVLTNHGDAVSRYRATLQYELGSELGLRCVAVNPVYFLRSEDYRVHRVLSAIRRNATIDTLEEGDVADAACWFRPPEEMRRLYADWPGALRNAEWVAEECNLELSLGMPLFPGFDLPEGETPFSHLWKLAFEGVKRRYRPLTRRVIERLNHELDIIERLGFAPYFIIVWDVVTFARARDIPIVGRGSAANSLVAYALGITRVDPFKYDLYFERFLNPSRSDCPDIDLDICWRRRDQVVDYVYERYGAEHVAMIATFNTFQARSSVREVAKAMGLTSGEIGEVTRRLPHYHAGDIKTVVQHLPECRELPIHEEPLRSIVAVAEAVDQYPRHISLHPCGLVIAPEPLTRFVPLQRAAKGFVVAQYDMHSIEDLGLVKMDLLGHRSLTVIDETVQQVWDNRGIRIDVEALPEPDPITAELIRNGRTIGCFQIESPAMRTLLRNTLADNTDMLIKTLSLVRPGPSGSGMKKRFIARHLGKEPTEYLHPSLERVLGDTYGVMLYQEDILKVANVIAGMDLAEGDMLRRAMTKDRSPREMARSMKTFIEKAVANGVEESVAEEIWGLIANFAAYSYCKAHASTYGEISYQCTYLKAHFPAEFMACVLSNRGGFYHPAVYVEEAKRLGIEVRPPDINKSRFEYAAEGDTIRVGFVEVRQLAHGTVEAILAARTERPFESLGDVWARTGMTRPEAEALIQAGAFDAFGRTRPALFWELHLLAQGKREEAPVNADRLFREHGGEYRTVPRLPDISRKKRTDQEWEALGLVVSTHPLEYYAPLFQERALVSSTDLPRYVDRVVMLVGWLIAERRVGLKGRGCMKFCTFEDPKGVFEAVLFSETYQRYGHLLDSHGPYFVLGKVQDDDNYCSVIVEELERVDVRPKSPGASDITPPKHWIFPGAQGE